One region of Vairimorpha necatrix chromosome 10, complete sequence genomic DNA includes:
- a CDS encoding ABC transporter: protein MERQIKTLEFENLYLDVPKFGPNGHVSYTRILRCLSGKIESGKLTAVIGSSGCGKTHFLRMLVGDISEKSKTFGKILYNGKEREPEEWKMKFSYVPQDDIFYPDLSINNHMKYYMSLFEDKSSEFYEHKIDKILERCSILHQKNNFFGALSGGERKRALIAISMINDPEILILDEPTTGIDSNTASEIIQTLKKYAQDYNCMVISAIHQPGPGLFSYFDDLIALVKLGVFYIGPYKQLESFLIGNGISMESDLSLPELLFVILVDNSKFPEAKKYKSNVKKIIEKNEDKCKKYNNNRICNNYKTLDFKHKFADSWKVIKYSFNATYNVNKLSVKIVLMVFISIIAILFEPIFHFVESYPFNHLKFYDELKLCSYGQILSFSFAVVSHLYSITHSIWSFYAYTGVWSHNRCFVIEYLNGRYTYGTYFMATFYYCLIRNFIFFSVKFCLYLLFFRNFLFHPIVFLVFIISTILNIFLFTCMSIISEYNIVFSLIYFFIIQSPLVTCDTAVFKLNHDDILMYVLSIIPILNLRLFLKMRCFGLAEKFADKTAILEFLNKTCVKEIIHCSYDEGLENTIFYNKFGKSADFITGISIFGSCLLLIGGATILYIVDKIPNMRFKLTK, encoded by the coding sequence ATGGAAagacaaattaaaacacTGGAATTTGAAAATCTTTATCTTGATGTACCAAAATTCGGTCCTAATGGACATGTATCTTACACTAGAATTTTAAGATGTTTATCTGGGAAAATTGAATCTGGGAAACTTACAGCTGTAATTGGTTCTAGTGGTTGTGGTAAAACTCATTTTCTTAGAATGCTTGTTGGTGATATCAGTGAAAAATCTAAAACATTTGGTAAGATATTATACAATGGCAAAGAAAGAGAACCAGAAGAATGGAAAATGAAGTTTTCGTATGTTCCTCAGgatgatatattttatccTGACTTGTCGATTAATAATcatatgaaatattatatgtCACTTTTTGAAGACAAAAGCAGTGAATTTTACGAACATAAAATCGACAAGATACTTGAAAGATGCTCTATATtgcatcaaaaaaataatttctttggGGCACTTTCTGGAGGTGAACGTAAAAGAGCTTTGATCGCAATATCCATGATTAATGATccagaaattttaattttagatgAACCTACGACTGGGATAGATTCAAATACAGCATCAGAAATCATCCAGACACTTAAAAAGTATGCACAGGATTATAATTGTATGGTTATATCTGCAATACATCAACCTGGTCCTGGTCTTTTTAGCTACTTTGATGACTTAATTGCATTAGTGAAATTGGgagtattttatattggACCATATAAGCAATTAGAATCTTTTTTGATCGGAAATGGGATCTCTATGGAATCTGACTTATCTTTGCCAGAATTATTGTTTGTTATTTTGGTTGATAATTCCAAGTTTCCCGAAgccaaaaaatataaatcgaatgttaagaaaattattgaaaaaaacgaggataaatgtaaaaaatataataataatagaaTATGTAATAATTACAAGACTCTTGATTTTAAACACAAATTCGCTGATAGCTGGAAGGTGATAAAATACTCCTTTAATGCTACGTATAATGTAAACAAATTATCGGTTAAAATAGTTTTAATGGTATTCATATCAATTATagcaattttatttgaaccaatttttcatttcgTCGAATCTTATCCATTTaatcatttaaaattttatgatgaATTGAAACTGTGTTCTTATGGTCAAATATTGAGTTTTAGTTTTGCTGTAGTTAGTCATTTATATAGTATAACTCATTCTATTTGGTCATTTTATGCTTACACTGGAGTTTGGTCCCACAATCGATGTTTTGtaattgaatatttaaatggTAGATACACGTATGGTACATATTTTATGGCGACATTCTATTACTGTctaattagaaattttatattcttctCTGTTAAGTTCTGTTTATAtctcttattttttagaaattttttatttcatccAATAGtgtttttagtttttattatttctactattttaaatatttttttgtttacttGCATGTCTATTATCTCCGaatataatattgtttttagcttaatatatttttttataatacaatCACCACTAGTTACATGCGATACAGCGGTGTTTAAGCTAAACCATGATGACATACTAATGTATGTATTATCAATCATCccaatattaaatttaagaCTCTTTTTAAAGATGAGATGTTTTGGACTAGCAGAAAAATTTGCAGATAAGACTGCGATTCTTgaatttttgaataaaacatgcgttaaagaaattatcCATTGTTCGTATGATGAAGGATTagaaaatacaatattttacaacAAATTTGGCAAGTCGGCGGATTTTATTACTGGAATTAGTATATTTGGATCttgtttattattgatTGGTGGTGCAACAATACTTTACATAGTCGATAAGATTCCTAACAtgagatttaaattaacaaaataa